The genomic interval CTCGGTCTCGGCGATGTCGAGCAGGACACCGGCGATGCCGAGCTCGGCGCGCACCTGGCGCACGTCGACCCGCACGGGCGCGCTGCGCAGGCGCTCCTGGGCCATCTCGAGCTGCTCGGGGCTCGCGTGCCGCGGGTCGTCCTCGTCGCCGTCACGGACCACGTTGACCACGATCAGCGGCCCTCCGCGACGACGGGCCTCGTCGAGCGACGCGTCGAGCGCGGCGAAGCCGACGGGGGTGGGGATGAAGCCGACCACCACGGTCATGCGGGACCTCCTGACATAGGCGCCGCCATCGTACGCGCGCGCCCCGGGGAGCGCAGGACCGCCGGGACCAGCGTCACGGGCACCCGGCGGCTCAGTCGCGTGCCGAGGCCGGCGGGGTGTTGAGGGAGTCGGCCCGCTCCTGCCCGCTGAGCGCCGCGATCGCGTCCATGATCCGGCGGGTCATCTCGCGACGGCGCACGCCGTCGGACAGCGACGGGTCGATGTCGGAGAAGTCGACGGGCGCGCCGAAGGCGATCGACACCGGGACCCGCCGGGGAAGGCGCCTGCCGGGCGCGAAGATCTTCTCGGTCCCGCGCAGCCCGACCGGGATCACAGGGGCCCCGGACTGCTGGGCGAGCCACGCCGCACCGGTCCGTCCCTTGTACAGGCGCCCGTCGCGCGAGCGCGTGCCCTCGGGATAGATGCCGAAGCCGTCGCCGTCGCGCAGCACCTGGAGGGCCACGTCGAGGGAGCCCTTGGCGCTGCGCAGCGTGCCGCGCTCGACCGGGACCGTGCCGATGACCGTGAAGAACCGGCGCATGACCCAGCCGACCGGCCCCTTCTTCTGCCACAGGTCGGCGCGCGCGATGAACCGCACCTGACGGGGCGCGACGACGGGGATCGCGAAGGAGTCGACGAGGGCGAGGTGGTTGGAGGCCACGAGGAACGGGCCCGTCTCCGGCAGGTTCTCGAGCCCCGAGACGCGGGGCCTCCAGAGGGCCATGACCAGGGGGGCGACCGCGCGGCGGGCGGTCGTGTAGAACGTGGGCAACGCGGGGCTCCTTCGGGGTGAGCTCGGGCGAACGGGGCACGGACCCGGCGTTCCCGAGGGCCGTTCGTCGGCCCGCTCACGATAGCCTGCCGACTGCGAGAACCCGCAGACGACGGAGGTGATGGCCGGGTGGACGCGATCGACGCCCTGGGGATGCAGGCCTCCTGGATCTCCGCGACCGACGACGCCCGGCCGGGCGCCTGGCTGCTGCGCCGCGACGTGGACCTGGGCACCGCCCTGACCGATCGCGACAGCGGCGCCGACCTCGAGCTGCTCTCGGCCAGCATGGTCGCCGCCTCGACGGGGGACGTCGAGGTCTACGTCGACGGCCACCGCGTCGGCGCGGTCCGGTTCCTCGGCCCCGCGAGCGCCGGGACCGTCGTCGCCGACGTGACCGACCGCGTGCTCGGATCGGGGCGTCGGACCGAGAACCTCGCCCTCGGGCTGCGCCACGTCGAGGACCGCCCGGTCGGTGCGGGCAGGGCCCCGGGCTCGGTGCTCGCCGGGCTCGTGCTCACCGCCCGCCCCGTCGGCGCCCGGGCGGGATCCGAGCGCACGATCGTGGTCGGCACGGACACCTCGTGGCTCGCGACCCCCGCCGGCATCACGTTCGAGGCACGTGCGGACCCGGCCCGCCGCCTGCGCGAGGTCCACGAGGGCGCCGACGCGGAGACCGCGGCGGACGACGCCGACCCCCTGGGCTGGACCCGCTTCGGCGTCATGCACACCGACGCCCGCCGTCGGTGGCGGCCCGCCGTGGACCGTGGGCGGCATCCCTCGCTCGTCCACCCGCCGCTCGTGCAGGCCCCCGAGCTGGTCGAGGAGGAGGTCGTGCCCGTGCTGGGCCGCGTGCTCGCCCCGGGCGGCGTGCAGTGCCTGGACCTCGGCCAGACCGCGCGCTGCCGTCCCGTGCTCGCCCTGCCCGAGGGCGCCCGCCGCCCCATCACGGTGTGGAGCGGCCCGGTGCCCGGCACGCCGCCCCGCGGCGGCGACATCAGCCTCGAGACCTTCGGGCGCGCCGCCGTGCTCGACGCCCATGGGACGACCTCGGGCCGCTGGCTGCACGTGCACGGCGCCCCCGACCTCGAGATCGAGGGCATCGCCCTGCCCGTGCGCGCGGGCATCCTGCCCCGGCCGTTCGGGATCGACCTGTCCGACGAGCGCGTGGCCCAGTTCCTCGGCGACGGGATCGCCTCCCTGCGCGCGCGCAGCCAGGAGCGGTACCTCGGCGAGGACGGCGTGCCCGTGCTCGCCGAGATCGTGCGCACCGCGCGCTGCGCCCTCTGGCTCGGCGGGGACACGTGGCGCTCCGCCCGCGCCCTCGAGGCGTACCTGGGCACCGCCCACGAGACCGACGACGGCACGGTCGTGGACGTGATCGCCCCCGACGGGCCGCGCGCCGACCTCGACGAGCACACCTACGCCCTGCCCGGCTGGGTCGCCGACCACGCCGCCCTGGCGCCGGCCCCGCGGCGCGCGGGCGCCGTCATCGGCGGGATCGCCGCCCGGCTGCTGCGCCGCATCGAGC from Brachybacterium huguangmaarense carries:
- a CDS encoding universal stress protein; this encodes MTVVVGFIPTPVGFAALDASLDEARRRGGPLIVVNVVRDGDEDDPRHASPEQLEMAQERLRSAPVRVDVRQVRAELGIAGVLLDIAETERADLLVIGIRREREHTRQFLGFTAQKLLVDAACDVLVV
- a CDS encoding thioesterase domain-containing protein, which translates into the protein MDAIDALGMQASWISATDDARPGAWLLRRDVDLGTALTDRDSGADLELLSASMVAASTGDVEVYVDGHRVGAVRFLGPASAGTVVADVTDRVLGSGRRTENLALGLRHVEDRPVGAGRAPGSVLAGLVLTARPVGARAGSERTIVVGTDTSWLATPAGITFEARADPARRLREVHEGADAETAADDADPLGWTRFGVMHTDARRRWRPAVDRGRHPSLVHPPLVQAPELVEEEVVPVLGRVLAPGGVQCLDLGQTARCRPVLALPEGARRPITVWSGPVPGTPPRGGDISLETFGRAAVLDAHGTTSGRWLHVHGAPDLEIEGIALPVRAGILPRPFGIDLSDERVAQFLGDGIASLRARSQERYLGEDGVPVLAEIVRTARCALWLGGDTWRSARALEAYLGTAHETDDGTVVDVIAPDGPRADLDEHTYALPGWVADHAALAPAPRRAGAVIGGIAARLLRRIEHGPSPAARMSTLAAALDALDAFTRLARRAGAPDQELRRYVRAAEDLRRSGRAALRATRQTGGSATYLAARGDAASTPTATALAVLSGLVEASELAVTCAALRPVLDDVQALDATGSVRGALLRSGSGRQVLDAHRDGDDVPPLVLSELVSAVSGLTIDGDRLHVRTPALPLVGLDLDVPHARGTVRIRWDGAAGTIDAPPGTHVLVHPDGASSPVWYNSGSTAVQRPDPTR
- a CDS encoding lysophospholipid acyltransferase family protein, which produces MPTFYTTARRAVAPLVMALWRPRVSGLENLPETGPFLVASNHLALVDSFAIPVVAPRQVRFIARADLWQKKGPVGWVMRRFFTVIGTVPVERGTLRSAKGSLDVALQVLRDGDGFGIYPEGTRSRDGRLYKGRTGAAWLAQQSGAPVIPVGLRGTEKIFAPGRRLPRRVPVSIAFGAPVDFSDIDPSLSDGVRRREMTRRIMDAIAALSGQERADSLNTPPASARD